From the genome of Gilliamella sp. wkB7, one region includes:
- the purF gene encoding amidophosphoribosyltransferase, with the protein MCGVVGIVGSSTVNQSIYDALTVLQHRGQDAAGIVTIDDQNRFRMRKANGLVKDVFQEHHMQRLQGNLGIGHIRYPTAGSSSPSEAQPFYVNSPYGIALAHNGNLTNTDKLRNKVFELARRHINTNSDSEVLLNIFASELDKFPTYPLSPDNIFTAIHNVHTIIKGAYACVAMIIGHGLVAFRDPYGIRPLVIGRRVLENQKIEYMVASESVALDILDFEFMRDVEPGEAIYITQDGQLYSQQCSDNPQYYPCIFEYVYFARPDSLMNGVSVYQSRILMGQKLGQKIAKEWKDVDIDVVIPIPETSCDAALEIARILNKPYRQGFVKNRYVGRTFIMPGQTARKLSVRRKLNANRIEFEGKNVLLVDDSIVRGTTSEKILEMVRSCGAKKIYLASAAPEIRYPNVYGIDMPIASELIAYNRTVDEIAKDIGADKLIFQNLSDLIDSIKILNPSITHLECSVFNGKYITDGIDDNYLSSLEINRSDKIKLTPTKESENLEIYNEGQ; encoded by the coding sequence ACATCGAGGACAAGATGCTGCAGGTATTGTTACAATTGATGATCAAAATCGCTTTCGTATGCGAAAAGCTAATGGTCTAGTTAAAGATGTATTCCAAGAACATCATATGCAGCGTCTACAAGGTAATTTAGGCATTGGTCATATACGTTATCCGACAGCCGGAAGCTCCAGTCCATCGGAAGCACAACCCTTTTATGTCAATTCACCTTATGGTATCGCTCTTGCTCATAATGGTAATTTAACTAATACCGATAAATTGCGTAATAAAGTTTTTGAGTTAGCTAGGCGTCATATCAACACTAATTCCGATTCAGAAGTTTTACTTAACATTTTTGCCAGCGAACTCGATAAATTTCCAACTTACCCTCTTAGCCCAGATAATATTTTTACCGCAATTCATAATGTACATACGATTATTAAGGGCGCCTATGCTTGTGTAGCAATGATTATAGGACATGGTTTGGTTGCTTTTCGAGATCCTTATGGAATCCGTCCGTTAGTTATTGGTAGAAGAGTTTTGGAAAATCAAAAAATTGAATATATGGTTGCCTCAGAAAGTGTGGCATTAGATATTCTTGATTTTGAGTTTATGCGTGATGTTGAACCTGGCGAAGCGATTTATATCACTCAAGATGGGCAATTATATTCACAGCAATGTTCAGATAATCCTCAATATTATCCATGTATTTTTGAATATGTTTATTTTGCAAGACCGGATTCGTTGATGAATGGTGTATCTGTTTATCAATCTCGCATTTTAATGGGACAAAAATTAGGGCAAAAAATAGCAAAAGAATGGAAGGATGTTGATATTGATGTTGTCATACCGATTCCAGAGACATCGTGTGATGCTGCGCTTGAAATTGCAAGAATATTAAATAAGCCTTATCGACAAGGATTTGTTAAAAATCGTTATGTTGGGCGAACATTCATTATGCCCGGACAAACTGCGCGTAAACTTTCCGTTAGAAGAAAACTCAATGCAAATCGTATTGAATTTGAAGGTAAAAATGTTCTTTTAGTTGATGATTCAATCGTCAGAGGCACTACATCTGAAAAGATTCTTGAAATGGTTCGTTCGTGTGGCGCGAAGAAAATTTATTTAGCTTCTGCCGCACCAGAAATCAGGTATCCTAATGTTTACGGTATTGATATGCCCATTGCGAGCGAACTGATTGCTTATAATCGAACAGTTGATGAAATAGCTAAAGATATCGGTGCTGATAAACTTATTTTTCAAAATCTTTCTGATTTAATTGATTCAATTAAAATCCTAAATCCAAGCATAACACATTTGGAGTGTTCTGTTTTTAATGGGAAATATATTACTGACGGTATTGATGATAATTATTTGTCTTCGCTAGAAATAAACAGAAGCGATAAGATTAAGTTAACACCAACTAAAGAATCAGAAAATCTAGAAATTTATAATGAAGGTCAATAA